A region from the Geobacillus vulcani PSS1 genome encodes:
- the sleB gene encoding spore cortex-lytic enzyme, translating to MARKWVLFIALAVWTCMYPSGHASAFSPQVIQRGAVGDDVIELQARLQYLGFYNGKIDGVFGWRTYWALRNFQYEYGLPVDGLAGSETKRKLVNASKYYEQFVKEQIRQGNDFTHYGGIPLSQQVKKRGGSAGSVRAAKTTASNVPKGFSQNDIRLMANAVYGEARGEPYIGQVAVAAVILNRLKHPSFPDTVAGVIFQPGAFTAVADGQIWLTPNETAKKAVLDAINGWDPTGGAIYYFNPATATSAWIWSRPQIKRIGNHIFCK from the coding sequence ATGGCAAGGAAATGGGTCCTATTCATCGCATTGGCTGTTTGGACATGCATGTACCCATCAGGCCATGCTTCAGCGTTTTCCCCGCAAGTGATTCAGCGCGGAGCGGTGGGCGATGATGTCATTGAGCTGCAGGCGCGGCTGCAATACCTTGGGTTTTACAACGGCAAAATTGACGGTGTGTTTGGCTGGCGCACGTATTGGGCGCTGCGCAATTTCCAATACGAATACGGCTTGCCGGTCGATGGACTAGCCGGATCGGAGACGAAACGGAAGCTTGTGAACGCTTCAAAATATTACGAGCAGTTTGTGAAAGAGCAAATTCGCCAAGGGAACGATTTCACCCATTACGGCGGCATTCCGCTCAGCCAGCAGGTGAAAAAACGCGGCGGTTCAGCGGGTTCAGTGCGGGCGGCGAAAACGACGGCGTCGAACGTGCCGAAAGGGTTTTCGCAAAACGATATTCGGCTGATGGCCAACGCCGTTTACGGGGAAGCGCGCGGGGAGCCGTACATCGGGCAAGTAGCGGTTGCCGCCGTTATTTTAAATCGGCTGAAGCATCCGTCATTCCCGGATACGGTTGCTGGGGTCATTTTTCAGCCCGGTGCATTCACAGCGGTCGCCGATGGGCAAATTTGGCTGACACCGAATGAAACGGCGAAAAAAGCGGTGCTTGATGCGATCAACGGCTGGGATCCGACCGGCGGAGCGATTTACTACTTTAACCCGGCCACGGCGACGAGCGCTTGGATTTGGAGCCGCCCGCAAATCAAGCGGATTGGAAACCATATTTTCTGCAAATAA